Proteins from a genomic interval of Aquabacterium sp. J223:
- a CDS encoding xanthine dehydrogenase family protein molybdopterin-binding subunit → MSGPHIGRRLPRLEDRRLVTGGGRYTDDVSLPGQAWAAFLRSPHAHAQIAGIDVAPALALPGVLAVLTGADYLADGHRGVDHIPNPADAVRPADKAFAPPASGPVYNRRQLPLPVDRVRHVGEAVVMVIAETPLQARDGAEAVVVDYRPLPAVLRADDALAPGAPQLYDDAPGNLCFEAHHGDADAVRQAFARAAFTVRREFRNSRIVNAQMEPRSAIGQFDAATGLHTLISGSQGVHRQHLGLCDALGLPADRLRVVCPDVGGGFGPRSSLNMEQVAVLWAARRVGRPVKWTSDRSEAFVSDHQGRDLLVRAAIAFDADGRILALDHELLGNVGAHTVSYVPMANHTRVLTSVYDVPAVSLRVRAALTHTVATGPYRGAGRPEAMHVFERLLDIAARQTGLDRIELRRRNLLRREQLPRLSPMGLPYDAGDFPANMERVLAMADWDGFPARRAEARARGRLRGIGLANYIESPVGAPRERVRLTVDPEAQAVEIVAGTQSTGQGHATTFAQVVADQLGLVPQQVRLRTGDTADIAVGGGTHSDRSMRLGGTLLLQACATLLQHAALAATEVLEAPPARVQRDGHRFVADDRRSVSLFELARHVARHGRPDDRSVRSLVAEAEFSGRLPAFPTGAAVCELEVDPDTGTVHLQRYSAVDDVGRPINPLIVEGQVHGGLAQGLGQALCETHAMDDEGQVLSGSFMDYGMPRAGLIPPLAIALAEDPTHGNPLGVKGGGESGITPATAATFNALHDALSDHTTGELPMPATPLALWQAIHRPGTDQETACHTTPS, encoded by the coding sequence GTGAGCGGCCCGCACATCGGCCGGCGCCTGCCGCGGCTGGAGGACCGACGGCTCGTCACCGGCGGCGGCCGCTACACCGACGACGTGTCGCTGCCCGGCCAGGCCTGGGCGGCCTTCCTGCGGTCGCCGCATGCGCACGCGCAGATCGCCGGCATCGACGTCGCGCCGGCGCTCGCGCTGCCCGGCGTGCTGGCGGTGCTGACCGGCGCCGACTACCTGGCCGACGGCCACCGCGGCGTCGACCACATCCCCAACCCGGCCGACGCCGTGCGACCCGCCGACAAGGCCTTCGCGCCGCCGGCCAGCGGGCCGGTCTACAACCGACGCCAGCTGCCCCTGCCGGTGGACCGGGTGCGGCATGTCGGCGAGGCGGTGGTGATGGTGATCGCGGAAACGCCGCTGCAGGCCCGCGACGGCGCCGAGGCGGTGGTGGTCGACTACCGGCCGCTGCCCGCCGTGCTGCGGGCCGACGACGCGCTGGCGCCCGGCGCGCCGCAGCTCTACGACGACGCACCGGGCAACCTGTGCTTCGAGGCGCACCACGGCGACGCCGACGCGGTGCGGCAGGCCTTCGCCCGCGCCGCCTTCACCGTGCGCCGCGAGTTCCGCAACAGCCGCATCGTCAACGCGCAGATGGAGCCGCGCTCGGCCATCGGCCAGTTCGACGCGGCCACCGGCCTGCACACGCTGATCTCCGGCAGCCAGGGGGTGCACCGGCAGCACCTGGGGCTGTGCGACGCGCTCGGCCTGCCGGCCGACCGGCTGCGCGTGGTCTGCCCCGACGTCGGCGGCGGCTTCGGGCCGCGCAGCTCGCTCAACATGGAGCAGGTGGCGGTGCTGTGGGCAGCGCGGCGCGTCGGCCGGCCGGTGAAGTGGACCAGCGACCGCAGCGAGGCCTTCGTCAGCGACCACCAGGGCCGCGACCTGCTGGTGCGCGCCGCCATCGCCTTCGACGCCGACGGCCGCATCCTCGCGCTCGACCACGAGCTGCTGGGCAACGTCGGCGCGCACACCGTCTCCTACGTGCCGATGGCCAACCACACGCGGGTGCTGACCAGCGTGTACGACGTGCCCGCGGTGTCGCTGCGTGTGCGCGCCGCCCTGACCCACACCGTGGCCACCGGCCCCTACCGCGGCGCCGGCCGGCCCGAGGCCATGCACGTCTTCGAGCGGCTGCTCGACATCGCCGCCCGCCAGACGGGCCTCGACCGCATCGAGCTGCGCCGGCGCAACCTCCTGCGGCGCGAGCAGCTGCCCCGCCTGTCGCCGATGGGCCTGCCCTACGACGCCGGCGACTTCCCCGCCAACATGGAGCGGGTGCTGGCGATGGCCGACTGGGACGGCTTCCCCGCCCGCCGCGCCGAAGCCCGCGCCCGCGGCCGCCTGCGCGGCATCGGGCTGGCCAACTACATCGAGTCGCCGGTGGGCGCCCCGCGCGAACGCGTTCGGCTGACGGTGGACCCCGAGGCCCAGGCGGTGGAGATCGTCGCCGGCACCCAGTCCACCGGGCAGGGCCACGCCACCACCTTCGCCCAGGTGGTGGCCGACCAGCTGGGGCTGGTGCCGCAGCAGGTGCGCTTGCGCACCGGCGACACCGCCGACATTGCCGTCGGCGGCGGCACCCACTCCGACCGCTCGATGCGCCTGGGCGGCACGCTGCTGCTGCAGGCCTGCGCCACGCTGCTGCAGCACGCCGCGCTGGCCGCCACCGAGGTGCTGGAGGCACCGCCCGCGCGCGTGCAGCGCGACGGGCACCGCTTCGTCGCCGACGACCGGCGCTCGGTGAGCCTGTTCGAGCTGGCACGGCACGTCGCCCGACACGGCCGCCCCGACGACCGGTCGGTGCGCTCGCTCGTCGCCGAGGCCGAGTTCAGCGGCCGCCTGCCGGCCTTCCCCACCGGCGCCGCGGTGTGCGAGCTGGAGGTCGACCCCGACACCGGCACGGTCCACTTGCAGCGGTATTCGGCGGTGGACGACGTCGGCCGCCCGATCAACCCGCTCATCGTCGAGGGCCAGGTGCACGGCGGGCTGGCGCAGGGCCTGGGCCAGGCGCTGTGCGAGACGCATGCGATGGACGACGAGGGCCAGGTGCTGTCCGGCTCGTTCATGGACTACGGCATGCCGCGCGCCGGCCTGATCCCGCCGCTGGCGATCGCGCTGGCCGAGGACCCGACCCACGGCAACCCGCTGGGCGTGAAGGGCGGCGGCGAGAGCGGCATCACGCCGGCGACCGCGGCCACCTTCAACGCGCTGCACGACGCGCTGTCCGACCACACCACCGGCGAGCTGCCGATGCCGGCCACGCCGCTGGCGCTGTGGCAGGCCATCCACCGACCGGGCACCGACCAGGAGACCGCATGCCACACGACACCGTCCTGA
- a CDS encoding enoyl-CoA hydratase/isomerase family protein: protein MPHDTVLSRRDGGLLTLTLNRPDTGNLLDAGMAASIVAALQALDEDVRVVCLRGAGADFCAGRESPTPPKGGPVPSAEQLRLRVAAPALALYDALKACPLPTVAVVQGRAIGVGTALACVCDITVAAQDAQFQVPEMERDIPPTLVMAALIDRVPPKTLAHLVLTRLGLDGRAAQAAGLVTTAVPADQLEAAATAVLAPMLDRSPVALRAVKQYLQLAPGMGPTAASGFAGHLAATALSARY, encoded by the coding sequence ATGCCACACGACACCGTCCTGAGCCGCCGCGACGGCGGGCTGCTCACGCTCACGCTCAACCGGCCCGACACCGGCAACCTGCTCGACGCCGGCATGGCGGCGTCCATCGTCGCCGCGCTGCAGGCGCTGGACGAGGACGTGCGTGTGGTCTGCCTGCGCGGCGCAGGCGCCGACTTCTGCGCCGGCCGCGAATCGCCGACGCCGCCCAAGGGCGGGCCGGTGCCCTCGGCCGAGCAGCTGCGGCTGCGCGTCGCCGCGCCGGCGCTGGCGCTGTACGACGCGCTGAAGGCCTGCCCGCTGCCCACCGTCGCCGTGGTGCAGGGCCGGGCCATCGGCGTCGGCACCGCGCTGGCCTGCGTCTGCGACATCACCGTGGCGGCGCAGGACGCGCAGTTCCAGGTGCCGGAAATGGAACGCGACATCCCGCCGACGCTGGTGATGGCCGCGCTCATCGACCGCGTGCCGCCGAAGACGCTGGCCCACCTCGTCCTCACCCGCCTCGGCCTCGACGGCCGGGCCGCGCAGGCCGCCGGCCTGGTGACCACCGCCGTGCCGGCGGACCAACTGGAAGCGGCCGCGACGGCGGTGCTGGCGCCGATGCTCGACCGCAGCCCGGTGGCGCTGCGCGCCGTCAAGCAGTACCTGCAGCTGGCCCCGGGCATGGGCCCGACGGCGGCCAGCGGCTTCGCCGGCCACCTGGCCGCCACCGCGCTGTCCGCGCGTTACTGA
- a CDS encoding Bug family tripartite tricarboxylate transporter substrate binding protein, which yields MPLNTPSRRRVLQWAAGAAGTATLSLRAQEAWPSRPMRMIVGYPAGSGIDAAARQLARGIEKLSGQTVLVDNRAGALGNIAAQAVAAAPGDPYTLLFTPNSTHAANTHLFRKLPFDPVRDFTPVSSVATLSFVVVCDPTVLKVNSIGELRELLKREPGKHSYGSGNATGLVAGELFKSLAGVDLLGVPYKGVPQAMTDLLGGRVQLVFADATLAIPMVKAGRIKALGVTGSQRIAALPGVPTVAESGLPGYDLAGWFAVFMPAQVPAAAVTRLNGFIQATLKDPATVDFLRGIGAEPQPSTPQELAQRVQSDTERWGRLVQLAGIQPE from the coding sequence ATGCCGTTGAACACCCCCTCGCGCCGCCGTGTCCTGCAATGGGCCGCCGGCGCCGCCGGCACGGCCACCCTGTCGCTGCGCGCGCAGGAGGCCTGGCCCTCGCGGCCGATGCGCATGATCGTCGGCTACCCCGCGGGCAGCGGCATCGACGCCGCCGCACGCCAGCTGGCGCGTGGCATCGAGAAGCTGTCGGGGCAGACGGTGCTCGTCGACAACCGGGCCGGGGCGCTGGGCAACATCGCCGCGCAGGCGGTGGCGGCCGCGCCCGGCGACCCCTACACGCTGCTGTTCACGCCCAACTCCACCCACGCCGCCAACACCCACCTCTTCCGCAAGCTGCCCTTCGACCCGGTGCGCGACTTCACCCCGGTCAGCAGCGTGGCCACGCTGAGCTTCGTCGTCGTCTGCGACCCGACGGTGCTGAAGGTCAACTCCATCGGCGAGCTGCGCGAGCTGCTCAAGCGCGAACCGGGCAAGCACAGCTACGGCAGCGGCAACGCCACCGGCCTGGTGGCCGGCGAGCTGTTCAAGAGCCTGGCCGGCGTCGACCTGCTGGGCGTGCCGTACAAGGGCGTGCCCCAGGCCATGACCGACCTGCTGGGCGGCCGGGTGCAGCTGGTCTTCGCCGATGCCACGCTGGCCATCCCGATGGTCAAGGCGGGCCGGATCAAGGCGCTGGGGGTGACCGGCTCGCAGCGCATCGCGGCCCTGCCCGGCGTGCCGACGGTGGCCGAGTCCGGCCTGCCCGGCTACGACCTGGCCGGCTGGTTCGCGGTGTTCATGCCGGCCCAGGTGCCGGCCGCCGCGGTGACCCGGCTCAACGGCTTCATCCAGGCCACGCTGAAGGACCCGGCGACGGTGGACTTCCTGCGCGGCATCGGCGCCGAACCGCAGCCCAGCACGCCGCAGGAGCTGGCGCAGCGGGTGCAGAGCGACACCGAGCGCTGGGGCCGGCTGGTGCAGCTGGCCGGCATCCAGCCGGAATGA
- a CDS encoding LysR family transcriptional regulator, which produces MGVASSGSFTKTAQRLHLSQAALSTMVRELESQLGCRLFHRTTRAVELTEAGRRFLPVATQIVESLEAAATELGALDRLNGSRLNIGVTPMMATSLLPLVLTRFRAVMPDVEIGVADAAPADLRELVECGDIDAGFGAFFTRVSGLDREPVFTSRIQVVQPRGAEVLKGGTIRWSDLAGQAVVTVTEASPVQQLVEAQLTKLTIAPKSRLVVNQLETVIAFAEAGLGIGIIPSFAGAACRRYAVSIANLGPAVEFQFQRIVRAGHPSSPALTAFSELFAAVAEELDSSGARGTPPAVAGGG; this is translated from the coding sequence ATCGGCGTCGCCTCCTCGGGAAGCTTCACCAAGACCGCCCAGCGCCTGCACCTCAGCCAGGCCGCCCTCAGCACGATGGTGCGGGAGCTGGAGTCGCAGCTCGGCTGCCGGCTTTTCCACCGCACCACGCGCGCGGTGGAACTCACCGAGGCCGGCCGGCGCTTCCTGCCGGTGGCCACCCAGATCGTCGAATCGCTGGAGGCCGCGGCCACCGAGCTCGGTGCCCTCGACCGCCTGAACGGCAGCCGGCTGAACATCGGCGTGACGCCGATGATGGCGACCAGCCTGCTGCCGCTGGTGCTGACCCGCTTCCGCGCCGTCATGCCCGACGTGGAGATCGGCGTCGCCGACGCCGCACCGGCCGACCTGCGCGAGCTGGTCGAGTGCGGCGACATCGACGCCGGCTTCGGCGCCTTCTTCACGCGGGTTTCCGGCCTCGACCGCGAGCCGGTCTTCACCAGCCGGATCCAGGTGGTGCAGCCGCGCGGCGCGGAGGTGCTGAAGGGCGGCACCATCCGCTGGTCCGACCTCGCCGGGCAGGCGGTGGTGACGGTGACGGAGGCCAGTCCGGTGCAGCAGCTGGTGGAGGCGCAGCTGACGAAGCTGACCATCGCGCCGAAATCCCGCCTGGTGGTCAACCAGCTGGAGACGGTGATCGCCTTTGCCGAAGCGGGCCTCGGCATCGGGATCATCCCGTCGTTCGCGGGGGCCGCCTGCCGCCGCTATGCGGTGTCCATCGCCAACCTGGGCCCCGCGGTGGAGTTCCAGTTCCAGCGCATCGTGCGCGCCGGCCACCCCAGCAGCCCGGCCCTCACCGCCTTCTCCGAGCTGTTCGCCGCGGTCGCCGAGGAACTGGACAGTTCCGGCGCGCGGGGCACGCCGCCCGCGGTGGCGGGCGGCGGCTGA
- a CDS encoding VOC family protein: MADDPVVLRFSHIGFRVHDLDRMAGFYQGLLGFTETDRGRLPGADGETLDLVFLSRDPDEHHQIVLVSGRPSRLAFNPINQISLHAGTLPSLLAFHRQVLAWGVDDLQPVTHGNALSLYFRDPEGNRIEVYVDTPWYVSQPARVPAPFDLPADALMRWAEAHARTLPGFRPRAEWRAEMAERMAGRGGGQAPG, translated from the coding sequence ATGGCAGACGACCCTGTGGTCCTGCGGTTCAGCCACATCGGCTTCCGCGTGCACGACCTGGACCGGATGGCCGGTTTCTACCAGGGCCTGCTCGGCTTCACCGAGACCGATCGCGGCCGCCTGCCGGGCGCCGACGGCGAGACGCTGGACCTGGTGTTCCTCAGCCGCGACCCCGACGAGCACCACCAGATTGTGCTGGTGTCCGGCCGGCCGTCCCGACTGGCCTTCAACCCGATCAACCAGATCTCGCTGCACGCCGGGACCCTGCCCTCGCTGCTGGCCTTCCACCGCCAGGTGCTGGCCTGGGGCGTGGACGACCTGCAGCCGGTGACCCACGGCAACGCGCTGTCGCTGTACTTCCGCGACCCCGAGGGCAACCGCATCGAGGTCTACGTCGACACGCCCTGGTACGTCAGCCAGCCGGCGCGGGTGCCGGCGCCGTTCGACCTGCCGGCCGACGCGCTGATGCGCTGGGCCGAGGCCCATGCCCGCACCCTGCCCGGCTTCCGCCCGCGGGCCGAATGGCGGGCGGAGATGGCCGAGCGCATGGCCGGCCGGGGCGGCGGCCAGGCGCCCGGCTGA
- a CDS encoding xanthine dehydrogenase family protein molybdopterin-binding subunit: protein MLPFTQDPALIAELPPAVRRLLQPAAEAGAPTGLPRRSVLKLAGAGGLALGAFPLSASTAAAPAGDAGLKPTQQPSAFVQIAPSGEVTVALNRLEFGQGVQTALPMVLAEELDADWRLVRVRHGSNDPAYADPLWGLHLTGGSTALKNSFTQYRELGARARAMLVAAAAARWNVDAATLRTRDGRVLGPGGRSLGYGELAEAAMAQPVPLQVALKDPKDFRLIGRPTGRLDAVAKSSGRQVFGIDVRLPGQLTAVIARPPVFGAKVKSVDDAAARAVKGVRAVVRVPLDRGAEGVAVIADGYWPARQGREALKLDWDTDRVEKVDSERQRAMYRELAGRPGPRHFDADMAPLASAPRRLEAEFHFPYLAHAPMEPLNCTVQAVGDGVELWVGTQMPGLDGAAAARVFGLKPEQVKVNVQYAGGGFGRRAIPSSEYVVEACEVAKAARGAGLQGPIRTLWSREDDLQGGYYRPSQLHRARIGFDAAGRVLAWDHVIVGQSIMAGTFFEGAMVRNGIDTTGVEGMREPYELPMRLTVHHPQQNVPVLWWRSVGSTHTAFVMETLIDEIARASGQDPVAYRMRLFGTEHPRHRAALQLAVDRSGYGKKALAPGRAWGVAVHQSFDSVVAYVVEASVQQGRPVLHRVTAGVHCNLVVNPRTVEAQVQGAALMGLAMCLPGHAITLKDGRVEQRNFGEYALPRITDMPQVAVHTVPSADPPTGMGEPGLPPLAPAFANAVARLTGKPQRQLPFQLA from the coding sequence ATGCTGCCCTTCACCCAGGACCCCGCCCTGATCGCCGAACTGCCGCCGGCCGTGCGCCGCCTGCTGCAGCCTGCCGCCGAGGCCGGGGCACCGACCGGCCTGCCGCGCCGCAGCGTCCTCAAGCTGGCGGGCGCCGGCGGGCTGGCGCTCGGCGCCTTCCCGCTGTCGGCGTCCACCGCCGCCGCGCCGGCGGGTGACGCCGGCCTCAAGCCCACCCAGCAGCCGTCGGCCTTCGTGCAGATCGCGCCCTCCGGCGAGGTCACCGTCGCCCTCAACCGGCTGGAGTTCGGCCAGGGCGTGCAGACCGCCCTGCCGATGGTGCTGGCCGAGGAACTGGACGCCGACTGGCGCCTGGTGCGGGTGCGCCACGGCAGCAACGATCCCGCCTACGCCGACCCGCTGTGGGGCCTGCACCTCACCGGCGGCTCCACCGCGCTGAAGAACAGCTTCACCCAGTACCGCGAGCTCGGCGCCCGGGCGCGCGCGATGCTGGTCGCCGCGGCGGCCGCGCGCTGGAACGTCGACGCCGCCACGCTGCGCACCCGCGACGGCCGCGTGCTGGGCCCCGGCGGCCGCAGCCTGGGCTACGGCGAGCTGGCCGAGGCCGCGATGGCGCAGCCGGTGCCGCTGCAGGTCGCGCTGAAGGACCCGAAGGACTTCCGCCTCATCGGCCGGCCGACCGGCCGGCTGGACGCGGTGGCCAAGAGCAGCGGCCGCCAGGTCTTCGGCATCGACGTGCGCCTGCCCGGCCAGCTGACGGCCGTGATCGCCCGGCCGCCGGTGTTCGGCGCCAAGGTGAAGTCGGTCGACGATGCCGCCGCGCGGGCCGTCAAGGGCGTTCGCGCCGTGGTGCGCGTGCCGCTGGACCGCGGTGCCGAAGGCGTGGCGGTGATCGCCGACGGCTACTGGCCGGCGCGCCAGGGCCGCGAGGCGCTGAAGCTCGACTGGGACACCGACCGCGTCGAGAAGGTCGACAGCGAACGCCAGCGCGCGATGTACCGCGAGCTGGCCGGCCGCCCCGGCCCGCGCCACTTCGACGCCGACATGGCACCGCTGGCCAGCGCGCCGCGCCGCCTCGAGGCCGAGTTCCACTTCCCCTACCTGGCCCATGCGCCGATGGAGCCGCTGAACTGCACGGTGCAGGCCGTTGGCGACGGCGTCGAGCTGTGGGTGGGCACGCAGATGCCCGGCCTGGACGGCGCGGCGGCCGCCCGCGTGTTCGGCCTGAAGCCCGAGCAGGTGAAGGTGAACGTGCAGTACGCCGGCGGCGGCTTCGGCCGCCGCGCCATCCCGAGCAGCGAGTACGTGGTCGAGGCCTGCGAGGTGGCCAAGGCCGCCCGCGGCGCCGGCCTGCAGGGCCCCATCCGCACGCTGTGGAGCCGGGAGGACGACCTCCAGGGCGGCTACTACCGGCCGTCGCAGCTGCACCGCGCGCGCATCGGCTTCGACGCCGCCGGCCGCGTGCTGGCCTGGGACCACGTCATCGTCGGCCAGTCCATCATGGCCGGCACCTTCTTCGAAGGCGCGATGGTCAGGAACGGCATCGACACCACCGGCGTCGAGGGCATGCGCGAGCCCTACGAGCTGCCGATGCGGCTGACGGTGCACCACCCGCAGCAGAACGTGCCGGTGCTGTGGTGGCGCAGCGTGGGCTCGACCCACACCGCCTTCGTCATGGAGACGCTGATCGACGAGATCGCCCGCGCCAGCGGCCAGGACCCGGTGGCCTACCGGATGAGGCTGTTCGGCACCGAGCACCCGCGTCACCGCGCGGCCCTTCAGCTCGCCGTGGACAGGAGCGGCTACGGCAAGAAGGCGCTGGCGCCGGGGCGGGCCTGGGGCGTGGCGGTGCACCAGTCGTTCGACTCGGTGGTGGCCTACGTGGTCGAGGCCTCGGTCCAGCAGGGCCGGCCGGTGCTGCACCGCGTGACCGCGGGCGTGCACTGCAACCTGGTGGTCAACCCGCGCACGGTGGAGGCGCAGGTGCAGGGCGCCGCGCTGATGGGCCTGGCCATGTGCCTGCCCGGCCATGCCATCACGCTGAAGGACGGCCGCGTCGAGCAGCGCAACTTCGGCGAGTACGCCCTGCCGCGCATCACCGACATGCCGCAGGTCGCGGTGCACACCGTGCCCAGCGCCGACCCGCCCACCGGCATGGGCGAACCCGGCCTGCCGCCGCTGGCGCCGGCCTTCGCCAACGCCGTCGCCCGCCTCACCGGCAAGCCGCAGCGGCAGCTGCCCTTCCAGCTGGCCTGA
- a CDS encoding (2Fe-2S)-binding protein: MVSLNVNGRQQALDADPGTPILWALRDHLGLTGTKFGCGQALCGACTVHLDGQAVRSCVTPVSAAQGRHLTTIEAVAAGDRVGQAVQAAWVKHDVAQCGYCQSGQVMTATAFLKSLPRGQRPTAAQIDAAMAGHLCRCGTYERIRAAVGDAARALA, from the coding sequence ATGGTCTCCTTGAACGTCAACGGCCGCCAGCAGGCGCTGGACGCCGACCCGGGCACCCCCATCCTCTGGGCCCTGCGCGACCACCTCGGCCTCACCGGCACCAAGTTCGGCTGCGGCCAGGCGCTGTGCGGCGCCTGCACGGTGCACCTGGACGGCCAGGCGGTGCGGTCCTGCGTGACGCCGGTGTCCGCCGCGCAGGGCCGGCACCTCACCACCATCGAGGCCGTGGCCGCCGGCGACCGGGTCGGGCAGGCGGTGCAGGCGGCCTGGGTGAAGCACGACGTGGCCCAGTGCGGCTACTGCCAGAGCGGCCAGGTGATGACGGCCACCGCCTTCCTCAAGTCGCTGCCGCGCGGCCAGCGGCCCACCGCGGCGCAGATCGACGCCGCCATGGCCGGCCACCTCTGCCGCTGCGGCACCTACGAGCGCATCCGGGCCGCCGTCGGCGATGCCGCCCGGGCGCTGGCCTGA
- a CDS encoding AraC family transcriptional regulator: MTQRTAASSADADLARLSDELARRVARLATDGQMATTALPGLTLYRSDSLLGSVCGVYEPCVALILQGSKQVLMGDHSVVYGRGRFLIASLDLPVVATILEASAERPYLALALRLDLREIAALLLDEPVPPPRVASSAQGPAMATGVVTPPLLDAFRRLLDLLDQPQDLAVLAPLVRREILYRLLVGEAGARLRQIAAVEGQAAQVARAIALLKTRYTEPLRIEDLARQARMSPSTFHHHFKALTAMSPLQYQKRLRLTEARRLMLADGLDAATAAYRVGYESPSQFSREYSRQFGAPPVRDISGLRTVPEATLG, from the coding sequence ATGACCCAGCGCACCGCCGCCTCTTCCGCCGACGCCGACCTCGCCCGCCTGAGCGACGAACTGGCCCGGCGCGTGGCCCGCCTGGCGACCGACGGCCAGATGGCGACGACGGCGCTGCCCGGGCTGACGCTGTACCGCAGCGACAGCCTGCTCGGCTCCGTCTGCGGTGTCTACGAACCCTGCGTCGCGCTGATCCTCCAGGGCAGCAAGCAGGTGCTGATGGGCGACCACAGCGTGGTCTACGGCCGCGGCCGCTTCCTCATCGCCTCGCTCGACCTGCCGGTGGTGGCCACCATCCTGGAAGCCAGCGCCGAGCGGCCCTACCTGGCACTGGCGCTGCGCCTGGACCTGCGCGAGATCGCGGCGCTGCTGCTCGACGAGCCGGTGCCGCCGCCCCGGGTGGCGTCGTCGGCGCAGGGCCCGGCCATGGCCACCGGCGTGGTGACGCCGCCGCTGCTCGACGCCTTCCGCCGCCTGCTCGACCTGCTCGACCAGCCGCAGGACCTGGCGGTGCTGGCGCCGCTGGTGCGCCGCGAGATCCTGTACCGGCTGCTCGTCGGCGAGGCCGGGGCACGGCTGCGCCAGATCGCGGCGGTGGAGGGCCAGGCCGCGCAGGTGGCCCGCGCCATCGCGCTGCTGAAGACGCGCTACACCGAGCCGCTGCGCATCGAGGACCTGGCGCGACAGGCGCGCATGAGCCCGTCCACCTTCCACCACCACTTCAAGGCGCTGACGGCGATGAGCCCGCTGCAGTACCAGAAGCGGCTGCGCCTGACGGAGGCGCGCCGGCTGATGCTGGCCGACGGCCTGGACGCCGCCACCGCCGCCTACCGCGTCGGCTACGAGAGCCCGTCGCAGTTCAGCCGCGAGTACAGCCGGCAGTTCGGTGCGCCGCCGGTCCGCGACATCTCGGGGCTGAGGACGGTGCCGGAAGCCACGCTGGGCTGA